A genomic window from Cloacibacillus evryensis DSM 19522 includes:
- a CDS encoding MarR family winged helix-turn-helix transcriptional regulator encodes MNAKDRLNGKLIIALGRTYRNAHRRSNELFREKGLTLPQFTVLELLYNRGEQTIQQIIDKVLSSSGNITVVVRNLEQMELVYRRDNPHDRRSYLIGITQRGKELMDATFAKHMSNLAEAFSKLTTAEKEQVVSILKKLR; translated from the coding sequence ATGAACGCCAAGGACAGGTTAAACGGCAAACTCATCATCGCTCTTGGAAGGACCTATCGCAACGCGCATAGGAGATCGAATGAGTTGTTCCGCGAGAAGGGGCTGACTCTGCCGCAGTTTACGGTACTAGAGCTTCTCTATAATAGAGGAGAGCAGACGATACAGCAGATAATCGACAAAGTACTCTCAAGCAGCGGCAACATCACGGTGGTGGTAAGGAACCTTGAGCAAATGGAACTGGTTTACCGCCGCGATAATCCACACGACAGGCGCTCTTATCTCATTGGGATAACTCAGAGGGGCAAGGAACTGATGGACGCTACCTTTGCAAAACATATGTCCAACCTTGCCGAGGCTTTTTCAAAACTGACGACCGCGGAGAAAGAACAGGTCGTCTCTATACTGAAGAAACTGCGATAA
- a CDS encoding AAA family ATPase: MLKKIVFFYGPKYNFRRRLPRNKPLTTISELAIYSDKKMREHTFKIQGKRGGDAAEKQEERLSVPCLVAYSEQYASISESALHSFLSFIDQFEVESLYLQNPPAHLAAQFRNMHSRVKVIKHEYKTLNFESLKRIDREYQLAIIGQEEVKRRLLTALYPLAAKKLSKPLVLLFYGPTGVGKSETAKYISGVVGQKLFRRQFSMFHSNEFAPYLFGGRHTGDSLAKDLMERESSVILFDEFDKPNPLFHSAFYQLFDEGIYEDRNYRAEVKNAVIICTSNYASAEEARERLGAPLFARFDAVIEFRPLSDEALGVILAKSCREEAELLTAEEREIISEEELCASLRPHVAAGGDGVRGVKRLVREKISEALLDRALRG, from the coding sequence ATGCTAAAGAAAATAGTTTTCTTTTACGGGCCTAAATATAACTTCAGACGCCGCCTGCCAAGGAACAAGCCGCTGACCACGATCAGCGAGCTGGCGATATACAGCGATAAGAAGATGAGGGAACATACCTTTAAGATACAGGGCAAACGCGGCGGCGACGCCGCGGAAAAACAGGAAGAACGCCTCTCCGTCCCCTGCCTTGTGGCTTATTCGGAGCAGTACGCCTCCATCAGCGAGAGCGCGCTGCATTCTTTTTTGAGCTTCATAGACCAGTTCGAGGTGGAGTCGCTATACCTGCAGAACCCGCCGGCACACCTTGCGGCGCAGTTCAGAAATATGCACAGCCGCGTGAAGGTCATAAAGCACGAATACAAAACTTTGAACTTTGAGAGCCTCAAAAGGATAGACCGCGAATATCAGCTGGCAATCATCGGCCAGGAAGAGGTAAAACGGAGGCTCCTCACCGCGCTATACCCGCTGGCGGCAAAAAAGCTCTCAAAACCGCTCGTTCTGCTCTTTTACGGCCCCACGGGAGTCGGCAAGTCGGAGACCGCGAAATATATAAGCGGGGTGGTCGGACAAAAACTTTTCCGCCGGCAGTTCTCGATGTTTCACAGCAACGAGTTCGCCCCCTACCTCTTCGGCGGCCGCCACACGGGCGACTCTCTCGCGAAGGACCTGATGGAGCGGGAATCCTCCGTCATCCTCTTCGACGAGTTCGACAAGCCGAACCCGCTCTTCCACAGCGCCTTTTATCAGCTGTTCGACGAAGGGATATACGAGGACAGGAACTACCGCGCCGAAGTGAAGAACGCCGTCATCATCTGCACCTCGAACTACGCCTCAGCGGAGGAGGCGAGAGAACGGCTCGGAGCTCCGCTCTTTGCGCGCTTTGACGCCGTGATCGAATTTCGCCCGCTTTCGGATGAGGCCCTTGGCGTCATCCTGGCAAAGAGCTGCCGTGAGGAGGCGGAGCTGCTTACGGCGGAGGAAAGGGAGATAATATCCGAGGAGGAGCTTTGCGCATCCCTCCGGCCGCATGTCGCCGCCGGCGGCGACGGGGTGCGCGGCGTCAAGAGGCTGGTGCGCGAAAAGATATCAGAGGCGCTTCTGGACAGGGCGCTCCGCGGCTGA
- a CDS encoding nitrilase-related carbon-nitrogen hydrolase, translating to MKASLIQLEIKEGEPHEELIERVFGLIDGCRGSDMIVLPELWHIGILSYRTIRNFAEDKEGPLMSRLSDKARELGAFIHCGSFVHKEGDKMFNTSILFDRKGTDVAEYRKIHLFSCYGREADFFTHGTKPAVADTEFGKLGLAVCYDIRFPELFRMMTFGMGAEMFIVPAAWPYPRATAFKMLNRVRAMENSAYLLSCNLIGPYRHLSMVGESGIIDPWGEMVTEAIPEEGTVKGEVFSETVRQTRREFPVFDDVRLIDSVFK from the coding sequence ATGAAAGCATCGCTTATCCAGCTGGAAATAAAAGAGGGGGAGCCCCATGAGGAGCTTATCGAACGCGTATTCGGGCTGATCGACGGCTGCCGCGGCTCCGATATGATCGTGCTTCCCGAGTTGTGGCATATCGGGATACTCAGCTACCGGACGATCCGGAACTTCGCGGAGGATAAGGAGGGGCCGCTGATGAGCCGCCTTTCTGACAAGGCAAGGGAGCTCGGGGCCTTCATCCACTGCGGCAGCTTCGTCCATAAAGAGGGGGATAAGATGTTCAACACCAGCATCCTCTTCGACAGAAAGGGCACCGACGTCGCGGAATACCGCAAGATACATCTGTTCTCATGTTACGGGCGCGAGGCTGATTTTTTCACGCACGGAACGAAGCCGGCGGTGGCGGATACAGAGTTCGGCAAACTCGGCCTCGCCGTCTGCTATGATATAAGGTTCCCCGAGCTGTTCCGCATGATGACGTTCGGCATGGGAGCCGAGATGTTTATCGTGCCGGCCGCCTGGCCTTACCCGCGCGCCACGGCCTTCAAGATGCTCAACAGGGTGCGCGCGATGGAGAATTCCGCTTACCTTCTGTCATGCAACCTGATCGGTCCTTACAGGCATCTGTCGATGGTGGGGGAGAGCGGCATCATCGACCCCTGGGGAGAGATGGTCACGGAGGCCATTCCTGAAGAGGGCACGGTCAAAGGGGAAGTATTTTCAGAGACCGTGCGCCAGACGCGCCGCGAATTTCCCGTATTTGACGACGTAAGGCTGATAGATTCCGTCTTTAAGTAA
- the buk gene encoding butyrate kinase codes for MAYKIMVLNTGSTSTKMAVYFDDKKVTQKEFEHTKEFLEKYPYMSDQLPMRQELADDFMKESAEEYGRFDAIVARGGILPPIHAGGYEINDVMVDYLLNVCAEEHASNVAACIAFELRQKYGIPHAYIYDGISTDELEPIARISGIPDMPRVSVTHCLNMRATAHRAAADMGKAYGDCTFIVAHLGGGISMSLHKKGRVADVVGDDEGPFSPERAGGQQVIQLIKYLVMKNKTDMRDKLRVMRGDSGLFGYLGTSDARRVERMIEEGDEKARLVYEAMALQIAKFIANLAASVCGRADAVILTGGLAHSKMLTEEIKRRVGFIAPVMLYPGENEMESLAHGAYRILKGDERARVFRYDQQQR; via the coding sequence GTGGCATATAAGATCATGGTGCTCAATACGGGTTCGACATCTACAAAGATGGCGGTATACTTTGACGATAAAAAAGTTACCCAGAAGGAATTTGAACATACAAAAGAATTTCTTGAAAAATACCCCTACATGTCGGACCAACTGCCGATGCGTCAGGAATTGGCCGACGATTTTATGAAAGAGTCTGCGGAGGAGTACGGGCGTTTCGACGCCATCGTCGCGCGCGGCGGCATCCTGCCGCCGATACACGCCGGAGGATATGAGATCAACGACGTGATGGTAGACTATCTGCTCAACGTTTGCGCGGAGGAGCACGCCTCGAACGTCGCCGCCTGCATCGCCTTTGAGCTGCGGCAAAAATACGGTATCCCTCACGCCTATATATATGACGGCATTTCGACCGACGAGCTGGAGCCGATCGCGCGTATCAGCGGCATCCCCGATATGCCGCGCGTTTCCGTCACTCACTGTCTCAATATGCGCGCCACGGCTCACCGCGCCGCCGCCGACATGGGCAAAGCCTACGGCGACTGCACCTTCATCGTCGCGCATCTCGGCGGCGGCATCTCGATGTCGCTGCATAAGAAGGGACGCGTCGCCGACGTCGTCGGCGACGACGAGGGGCCATTCTCTCCGGAGCGCGCCGGCGGCCAACAGGTGATCCAACTGATAAAATATCTGGTGATGAAAAATAAGACCGATATGCGCGACAAGCTGCGCGTCATGCGCGGCGACAGCGGGCTCTTCGGATACCTCGGCACGAGCGACGCGCGCCGCGTCGAAAGGATGATAGAGGAAGGCGACGAAAAGGCGAGGCTGGTCTACGAGGCGATGGCGCTGCAGATCGCGAAGTTTATCGCGAACCTTGCGGCCTCGGTCTGCGGCAGGGCCGACGCGGTCATCCTCACCGGCGGCCTCGCGCATTCGAAGATGCTTACGGAGGAGATCAAACGCCGGGTAGGCTTTATCGCGCCGGTGATGCTCTATCCCGGAGAAAATGAGATGGAGTCGCTTGCGCACGGAGCCTACAGAATACTCAAGGGCGACGAGAGGGCGCGGGTCTTCCGGTATGATCAACAACAGCGTTAA
- a CDS encoding TolC family protein, with the protein MRKILMFALMCLFIPAASAADDGGAVTMGQTIRRALESYPEVQGKLHAFGASRHDLEGSYSGYRPKLDVYAGVGRYNLDGDGYRYTLNNMYNHDYDGFSAVATQPVYDGNLTNSSVKRYKYAKNMRYFDLLSTMEQVSYTAFRSHQDVVRYRELTALAKENLARHEEVLEKVRKRTQAGVDSSVNYDTAYGRVALAKVNLITEESNLHDAETQYMRIVGVAPSAELEDHMIEIALPALPQESRKAALAGNYQLISYAENAESMRHVVGEQASRMRPKVDVRAGTYLNHDEDGTEGRKDKAFIELVLHWNLYNGGLDKENIKKAVEQYKESEELYNKLERDVVQSVLIAYNDIKNIEAQMPNLEAHMKAADVTRAAYTKQFEAGRRSLFDLLDSENEYFQAKMSYANAQYNLKNMKAEYLAATGTLLSHFSIEVPAIPSLSEAKIDMDKVVAELAKRQNDEAR; encoded by the coding sequence ATGAGAAAAATTCTTATGTTTGCGTTGATGTGCTTGTTCATTCCGGCCGCCTCGGCGGCGGACGACGGCGGGGCGGTCACGATGGGGCAGACGATACGGCGCGCGCTGGAAAGCTATCCCGAGGTACAGGGGAAACTGCACGCCTTCGGAGCGTCGCGCCACGACCTCGAAGGTTCTTACTCAGGCTACCGGCCGAAACTTGACGTTTACGCCGGCGTGGGCCGCTACAACCTCGACGGAGACGGATACAGGTATACGCTCAACAATATGTACAATCACGACTATGACGGATTCTCCGCCGTCGCGACACAACCTGTATACGACGGCAACCTCACGAACAGCTCCGTGAAACGCTACAAATACGCTAAGAACATGCGCTACTTCGACCTGCTCTCCACAATGGAACAGGTCAGCTACACCGCCTTTCGTTCGCATCAGGACGTCGTCCGCTACCGTGAACTCACGGCGCTTGCGAAAGAGAACCTCGCCCGGCACGAAGAGGTGCTGGAAAAGGTCAGGAAACGCACGCAGGCCGGCGTGGACAGTTCGGTGAACTACGACACGGCGTACGGACGCGTCGCTCTCGCGAAGGTCAACCTCATAACGGAGGAGAGCAACCTCCACGACGCAGAGACACAGTATATGCGCATCGTCGGCGTCGCGCCGTCCGCGGAGCTCGAGGACCACATGATCGAGATAGCCCTGCCGGCGCTGCCGCAGGAGAGTCGCAAAGCGGCGCTCGCGGGAAACTATCAGCTCATCTCTTACGCTGAAAACGCGGAATCCATGCGTCACGTCGTCGGAGAGCAGGCCTCGCGTATGCGTCCGAAGGTAGACGTGCGCGCGGGGACCTACCTCAACCATGATGAGGACGGCACGGAAGGGCGCAAGGATAAAGCCTTCATCGAGCTGGTGCTCCACTGGAACCTCTACAACGGCGGGCTCGACAAAGAGAATATCAAAAAGGCTGTCGAACAGTACAAGGAATCCGAGGAGCTTTACAACAAACTCGAACGTGACGTCGTGCAGTCTGTGCTGATCGCCTATAACGACATCAAAAACATCGAAGCGCAGATGCCGAACCTCGAGGCGCACATGAAGGCGGCGGACGTGACGCGCGCCGCCTACACCAAACAGTTCGAGGCGGGACGCCGCAGCCTCTTCGACCTGCTCGACTCGGAAAATGAATACTTCCAGGCGAAGATGAGCTACGCGAACGCCCAATATAACCTCAAAAACATGAAGGCGGAATACCTCGCGGCCACGGGAACGCTGCTGAGCCACTTTTCGATAGAGGTCCCCGCCATACCCTCGCTCTCCGAGGCGAAGATAGACATGGACAAGGTCGTAGCGGAGCTGGCCAAGAGACAGAACGATGAGGCAAGATAA
- a CDS encoding type I secretion system permease/ATPase, which translates to MRQDNVSEHSSQENLREIAAPAGAASLSGGPLAASLTLIAALHGRRVSRDSLLSGLPMENGILSPALFSRAAKRAGLASKIIKSPLERINGLLCPAVLILSGSRACVLTALDAAAEKASVIFPGEMDEGTAELSFETLRDIYTGYVIYLKPQFKFDDRAAAPKERRGHWFWETLGAERKIYRDVVIASLLSNIFAFAMPLFVMNVYNRVVPNNAVETLWVMAIGVFIMITADFALHMARGYLTDLAASRTNTRLSADMMEQVLGMRSEARPASVGSMVNSIQGFDSVRSFISSATVFAYVDLPFSIFFIIVIAVIAWPLAVPILIGGILVLAEAVMVQRQMRELSETTNRASSLKNATMVESLVAIESVKTQNLESTVQNRWEKTVAHLEAANVKMRLLSSAVVSWTQWVNVTISIATMVIGVYLIRANAISMGSLIAAYMLSSRAMMPISRVAGLLMQYYSTSRSLSALDDIMNKETEHGDSATFLSRPDIAGGIEFKDLCFSYPEQERRALSALNFTVRPGEKVAVVGPIGSGKSTVFKLILKLFRPTEGAIFIDGTDSRQIDPAELRRAVGVVPQEVMLFYGTLRDNLVMGNPYITDQALLQAVQISGVDVIVRNHPKGFDMQVGERGANLSSGQRQAVAIARAVLKNPSLLLLDEPTSAMDSASEERVRHNLKIFAKDRTLLLVTHRTALLDLAERIIVLDGGRIAADGPKDKILAALKEGSIGRAY; encoded by the coding sequence ATGAGGCAAGATAACGTTTCGGAACACTCATCCCAGGAGAACCTCAGGGAAATCGCCGCGCCGGCAGGGGCCGCAAGCCTCTCCGGCGGGCCGCTCGCGGCCTCCCTCACGCTGATCGCGGCGCTCCACGGACGCCGCGTATCCCGCGACTCCCTGCTTTCCGGGCTGCCGATGGAAAACGGGATACTCTCCCCGGCACTTTTTTCGCGCGCCGCCAAACGGGCGGGACTCGCAAGCAAGATAATAAAGAGCCCGCTGGAGCGTATAAACGGCCTGCTCTGTCCCGCGGTCCTGATACTTTCCGGCAGCCGCGCCTGCGTTCTCACCGCGCTCGACGCCGCGGCGGAAAAGGCCTCGGTCATCTTCCCGGGCGAGATGGACGAAGGCACGGCGGAGCTCTCCTTCGAGACGCTGCGCGATATCTATACCGGATACGTGATATACCTAAAACCGCAGTTCAAGTTTGACGACCGGGCGGCGGCTCCCAAAGAACGCCGCGGGCACTGGTTCTGGGAAACTCTCGGAGCCGAAAGGAAGATATACAGGGACGTCGTCATCGCCTCCCTGCTCAGCAACATCTTCGCCTTCGCCATGCCGCTTTTTGTGATGAACGTCTACAACAGGGTAGTGCCGAACAACGCCGTCGAGACCCTCTGGGTGATGGCGATCGGCGTCTTTATTATGATAACGGCCGACTTCGCGCTGCATATGGCGCGCGGTTATCTAACAGACCTCGCCGCCTCGCGCACGAACACGCGCCTCTCCGCGGACATGATGGAACAGGTGCTCGGCATGCGCAGCGAGGCGCGTCCCGCCTCCGTCGGCTCGATGGTCAACAGCATCCAGGGCTTCGACAGCGTGCGCAGTTTCATTTCCTCGGCGACGGTATTCGCTTATGTCGACCTGCCATTCTCCATCTTTTTTATCATCGTCATCGCGGTCATCGCCTGGCCGCTAGCGGTGCCTATCCTCATCGGGGGGATACTCGTGCTCGCCGAGGCGGTCATGGTGCAGAGGCAGATGCGCGAGCTTTCAGAGACGACCAACCGCGCGAGCTCGCTGAAAAACGCGACGATGGTCGAAAGCCTCGTCGCGATAGAATCCGTCAAAACGCAGAATCTTGAAAGCACCGTACAGAACCGCTGGGAAAAGACCGTCGCCCATCTCGAGGCGGCAAACGTCAAAATGCGCCTGCTCTCATCGGCGGTCGTCAGCTGGACCCAGTGGGTCAACGTCACGATCTCGATCGCGACGATGGTGATCGGCGTCTACCTCATCCGCGCCAACGCGATAAGCATGGGCTCGCTGATCGCCGCCTACATGCTCTCCTCGCGCGCGATGATGCCCATCAGCCGCGTCGCGGGGCTCCTCATGCAGTACTATTCCACCTCACGTTCACTCTCCGCGCTCGACGATATCATGAACAAAGAGACTGAACATGGGGACAGCGCGACATTTCTCAGCCGTCCGGACATCGCCGGCGGGATAGAATTCAAAGACCTCTGCTTCTCATACCCGGAACAGGAGCGCCGGGCGCTCTCCGCGCTGAATTTCACAGTCAGGCCGGGAGAGAAGGTCGCCGTCGTCGGCCCCATCGGCTCCGGCAAGAGCACCGTCTTCAAGCTTATCCTCAAGCTCTTCCGCCCGACAGAGGGGGCGATCTTCATAGACGGCACCGACAGCCGCCAGATTGACCCCGCGGAGCTGCGCCGCGCCGTCGGCGTCGTGCCGCAGGAGGTGATGCTCTTCTACGGGACGCTGCGCGACAACCTCGTAATGGGCAATCCATACATCACCGACCAGGCGCTGCTTCAGGCGGTGCAGATCAGCGGCGTCGACGTCATCGTGCGGAACCACCCGAAGGGCTTCGACATGCAGGTCGGCGAGCGCGGCGCCAACCTCTCCAGCGGACAGCGGCAGGCGGTGGCTATCGCCCGCGCCGTCCTGAAAAATCCCTCGCTGCTGCTGCTCGACGAGCCGACCTCGGCGATGGACTCCGCGAGCGAAGAACGTGTGCGCCACAACCTCAAAATATTCGCGAAAGACAGGACGCTGCTCCTCGTCACCCACCGCACCGCGCTGCTCGACCTCGCCGAGAGGATCATCGTCCTCGACGGCGGCAGGATCGCGGCGGACGGCCCCAAAGACAAAATACTCGCGGCCCTCAAAGAGGGCTCGATCGGGAGGGCGTACTGA
- a CDS encoding HlyD family type I secretion periplasmic adaptor subunit: protein MIEPMNKDSFEKTGKVIARLENFGGGVTRRVFDLLIKENTRRAGDWAGDAAWAETEERPLKAKAVIYIVLAAFLTLLLWMAAARVDEVVTGSGKAIPTSGTQMVQAIDGGMVDEILVKESQAVSKDAVLVKINQTRFSSSLGERSAQLTALSAKAARLEAQTQGKPFAVPAEAADSMQNIIEHERRLYQTSLEEMRSAVKVARDQAFQRRQELVEANARLSQLTGACELAENELKATKQLLSSGAVSELEVIRLEKESARAKADRDQARAQITRTRGAIQEAEGQIKETELRYLNSWRNELTATLRELESLEEGNKALIDRVSQAEIRAPISGTIKRLFVNSKGSVIMPGGAVAEIVSDRDALVVEARLAPNDRAFVRPGLPVVVKVTAYEYAVYGGLEGTVEHIGPDTITDEKGSTYYTVRIRTKETDFGPDRPILPGMVAQVDIMTGKRTILAYLLRPLFRAKEKAFREH, encoded by the coding sequence ATGATAGAGCCCATGAATAAAGATAGCTTTGAAAAGACGGGAAAAGTCATCGCAAGGCTGGAAAATTTCGGCGGCGGCGTCACTCGCCGCGTCTTTGACCTATTAATTAAAGAAAACACGCGGCGCGCCGGAGATTGGGCCGGCGACGCCGCCTGGGCCGAAACGGAGGAGAGGCCGCTCAAGGCCAAGGCCGTCATCTATATCGTGCTCGCCGCCTTCCTCACGCTGCTGCTCTGGATGGCCGCCGCGCGGGTGGACGAAGTTGTCACCGGCAGCGGCAAGGCCATCCCCACCTCCGGGACCCAGATGGTCCAGGCGATCGACGGCGGCATGGTCGATGAGATACTCGTCAAAGAATCCCAGGCCGTCAGCAAAGACGCCGTTCTTGTGAAGATAAACCAGACACGTTTCTCCTCCTCGCTCGGCGAACGCAGCGCCCAATTGACGGCGCTATCCGCGAAGGCCGCGCGCCTCGAGGCGCAGACACAGGGCAAGCCCTTCGCCGTCCCCGCGGAGGCCGCGGACTCGATGCAGAACATCATCGAACACGAACGCCGGCTCTACCAGACGAGCCTCGAAGAGATGCGCTCCGCCGTCAAAGTGGCGCGCGACCAGGCATTCCAGCGCCGCCAGGAGCTTGTCGAGGCCAACGCGCGCCTCTCCCAGCTTACGGGAGCCTGCGAACTGGCGGAAAACGAACTTAAAGCGACGAAACAGCTTCTGTCGTCGGGAGCCGTCTCCGAACTCGAAGTGATCCGCCTCGAAAAAGAATCGGCGCGCGCAAAGGCAGACCGCGACCAGGCGAGGGCCCAGATAACACGCACCAGAGGCGCGATACAGGAGGCCGAAGGACAGATAAAGGAGACCGAACTGCGCTACCTGAACAGTTGGCGCAACGAGCTCACCGCGACGCTGCGCGAGCTCGAAAGCCTCGAAGAGGGAAACAAAGCGCTCATCGACCGCGTCTCACAGGCAGAGATAAGGGCCCCTATCAGCGGCACGATAAAGCGGCTCTTCGTAAATTCCAAGGGCTCCGTCATCATGCCAGGCGGCGCGGTGGCCGAGATCGTCTCTGACCGGGACGCGCTCGTCGTAGAGGCGCGCCTCGCGCCGAACGACAGGGCCTTCGTCCGCCCGGGCCTGCCGGTCGTCGTGAAAGTCACCGCCTATGAATACGCGGTCTACGGCGGCCTTGAGGGGACCGTGGAACACATCGGCCCGGATACGATCACCGACGAAAAAGGCAGCACCTACTACACCGTCCGCATCAGGACGAAAGAGACGGACTTCGGCCCCGACCGCCCCATACTTCCGGGAATGGTGGCGCAGGTCGACATTATGACGGGAAAACGCACCATACTAGCCTACCTTTTACGGCCGCTCTTCCGCGCCAAAGAAAAGGCATTCAGAGAACATTAG